In Babylonia areolata isolate BAREFJ2019XMU chromosome 10, ASM4173473v1, whole genome shotgun sequence, the following proteins share a genomic window:
- the LOC143286345 gene encoding uncharacterized protein LOC143286345 produces the protein MGGVHEEDQIYEQPKHQNSGHDFRIIVFMGPCLGKRYETKEVSKRFLVDDSHFVAVTVARKAKAHASKLKHKEDAPLPVWVSRGMPHDRPELTDLQKRIVLESWVFLRPNMLKIGQIAFNEMVAVTPLLAKMFNKYEILEKNEENEKKQAYMCRRGRYQVIKSHVDKVMITLDKLLSVLNDPQRFEFLLHELGDRHAERTIRIEFLDIMIPCYIMAIHPALTDKWASNIEDAWAAFFRHILHIMKESIVF, from the exons ATGGGGGGTGTCCACGAGGAGGACCAGATCTACGAACAACCGAAACATCAGAATTCTGGACACGATTTTCGGATTATCGTCTTCATGGGGCCGTGTTTGGGTAAAAGATACGAAACTAAGGAAGTCTCAAAGCGATTCCTGGTAGACGACAGTCACTTTGTGGCCGTGACGGTCGCCAGAAAAGCCAAAGCCCATGCATCGAAGTTGAAACATAAAGAAGACGCCCCGCTGCCTGTGTGGGTGTCCCGGGGGATGCCCCATGATCGACCAGAGCTCACAGATTTGCAAAAACGCATCGTTCTCGAGTCGTGGGTCTTCCTCCGCCCCAACATGCTCAAAATCGGACAAATTGCCTTCAACGAGATGGTAGCCGTGACGCCCCTATTGGCAAAGATGTTCAACAAGTACGAAATtctggagaagaatgaggagaacgaaaaaaaacagGCCTACATGTGCCGGAGGGGCAGGTACCAAGTTATCAAGAGTCATGTTGATAAG GTGATGATCACTCTGGACAAGCTGCTGTCGGTGCTGAATGACCCTCAACGGTTCGAGTTCTTGTTGCACGAGCTGGGCGACCGGCACGCGGAGCGCACCATCCGCATCGAGTTCTTGGACATAATGATCCCCTGCTACATCATGGCCATCCACCCCGCTCTAACCGATAAGTGGGCCTCCAACATCGAGGACGCCTGGGCTGCCTTCTTCAGGCATATATTGCACATCATGAAAGAGTCCATCGTTTTCTAA